The genomic window CGTTCATGAACGGCGTGTGGCGGCCACCTTCGTCCTTCGTGAGGACGTAGATTTCTGCCTTGAACTCGGTGTGCGGGGTCACGGACTTCGGGGCGGCGAGAACCATGCCACGGACGATGTCCTTCTTTTCGGCGCCGCGGAGGAGAAGACCGACGTTGTCACCGGCCTGGGCGTCGTCGAGGAGCTTGCGGAACATTTCCACGCCCGTGATGACGTATTCGGTGGTTTCACCGAGACCGATGCGTTCGACCTTGTCGTTGAGGCGGACGATACCGCGTTCGATACGGCCGGTAGCGACAGTGCCGCGGCCGGTAATGGTGAACACGTCTTCGATCGGCATCAGGAACGGCTTGTCGGTATCGCGCTGCGGGAGCGGGATGTAGGTGTCGCAAGCGTCCATGAGTTCCATGATCTTGTCCTGGTAGGCAGGGTCGCCTTCGAGGGCCTTGAGGGCGGAACCGCGGATGATCGGGGTGTTGTCACCGTCAAATTCGTACTTGGAGAGAAGTTCGCGGACTTCCATCTCGACGAGGTCGAGGATTTCGGCGTCGTCGACCATGTCGACCTTGTTCATGAACACGACGATCTTCGGCACGCCCACCTGGTGAGCGAGGAGGATGTGTTCGCGGGTCTGGGGCATCGGGCCGTCAGTAGCGGCCACGACGAG from Fibrobacter sp. UWR3 includes these protein-coding regions:
- the tuf gene encoding elongation factor Tu; translation: MAKEHFDRSKPHCNIGTIGHVDHGKTTLTAAICTTLAARGLAAAKRFDEIDNAPEEKARGITINTSHVEYTTANRHYAHVDCPGHADYVKNMVTGAAQMDGAILVVAATDGPMPQTREHILLAHQVGVPKIVVFMNKVDMVDDAEILDLVEMEVRELLSKYEFDGDNTPIIRGSALKALEGDPAYQDKIMELMDACDTYIPLPQRDTDKPFLMPIEDVFTITGRGTVATGRIERGIVRLNDKVERIGLGETTEYVITGVEMFRKLLDDAQAGDNVGLLLRGAEKKDIVRGMVLAAPKSVTPHTEFKAEIYVLTKDEGGRHTPFMNGYRPQFYFRTTDVTGTIQLPEGVEMVTPGDTVTIHVNLIAPIAMEKQLRFAIREGGR